From Xyrauchen texanus isolate HMW12.3.18 chromosome 36, RBS_HiC_50CHRs, whole genome shotgun sequence, one genomic window encodes:
- the ssh2a gene encoding protein phosphatase Slingshot homolog 2 isoform X1 yields MTLESVAVTESSSARGFCSCCGAKIMPYFSDNAVASQNQINQLISENFLTVKGAALFLPQGNGSSPSAVPRIIQRQDKHTGDLQQHLQTMFTLLRPEDTIRLAVRLESAYPQRTRYMVIVSTNGRQDTEESVVLGMDFSNSDRSAFTCTVGLVLPLWSDTLIHLDGDGGFSVSTVNSVHVFKPVSVQAMWSALQSLHKVCDVARCHNYYPGSLFLTWVSYYQSRVTSDQHCINEWNAMQDVQSHRADSPVLFTNVPTERERTERLIKTRLREIMMQKDLENVTSKEIRTELEMQMACNLREFKEFIDNEMIIILGQMDSPTVIFDHVYLGSEWNASNLEELQNSGVRYILNVTREIDNFFPGIFEYHNIRVYDEEATNLLEYWNDTYKFISKAKKAGVKCLVHCKMGVSRSASTVIAYAMKEYGWDLERAFDHVKERRSVTKPNPSFMKQLEEYQGILLASKQRHNKLWRSHSDSDLSDFHEPLCKAPRSLDRSDPYNNNDPPSIQQMLGMAVLETLSDTQPIVGNTHLKSPSHTTSDDSSKDNHLVSELACEDPFLLPLPRQRAATVVPEQNIAKNSRMKVAVTRPVALPHPPPSFHILAPSPSLDESEGDTTPELGAQSSHVLEPKTDSVELSLDTPYQHDSYQVSKSTMLQSLELSLDAVSKDEGNLHSPSKPEADGPSVAPVVLEFGSSDDNNNHADIGVTDVSRFSTDSIDFFSAREKFLCLSQDSQPHLFSEAAPVCVSHSRCTPPLEDHSEGADECHAHSETSSDSELHHPHHDNSVSVRHIVTELESISHTCSPPLAHTLHQTATLEEVEEETSSASHSPSDRPSGSVRRATEQLELLLRQSKEVPSSRSPLRSPCSDCPQSYSSQPEGTVGPACPEPIKNADGNGDVTKVLDDEDSGIIPDPSFSVNLEGSVSVEADQITSNPTLEHSSASSSLLWLEGVTELETDVDDPLRSQGRLARSSEDLQKIQETLRELQAFLYEAGGLGQGEENQLPQSQWDSTEGEQRLESKAHVAWQRAMEIEARIRQAGLTPPSLMKRSASLAKLDRLELSTHDLSDWDFHPATTGLYHPSSLSLSTFHSLPLTHSHDDAHKKQRVLPQSPSSPEPALELKEGSRTEGSAHLLPSCSQQLGGTGPHEQTPIQPTISVSTRQQQQHVKSHPVRRFRKAMDKKKTVTVLYNTM; encoded by the exons TATCAGCGAGAACTTTCTTACTGTCAAAGGCGCCGCCCTCTTCCTCCCACAGGGAAATGGCTCCTCCCCTTCTGCTGTACCCCGCATCATACAGCGGCAGGACAAACACACAG GTGACCTTCAGCAACATTTGCAGACCATGTTCACTTTGCTACGCCCTGAGGACACCATTCGCCTG GCTGTTCGGTTGGAGAGCGCGTACCCACAGCGTACGCGCTACATGGTGATCGTGTCCACCAATGGTAGACAGGACACAGAGGAAAGTGTGGTGTTGGGAATGGACTTCAGCAATTCAGACCGGTCAGCATT CACTTGCACAGTTGGGCTGGTCTTACCCTTGTGGAGCGATACACTTATACACTTGGATGGAGACGG GGGCTTCAGTGTGTCCACTGTTAACAGTGTCCATGTTTTCAAGCCAGTTTCAGTCCAGGCCATGTG GTCTGCCTTGCAGTCATTGCataaagtttgtgatgtggccCGATGTCATAACTACTACCCCGGCAGTCTCTTCCTGACCTGGGTCAGTTACTATCAGAGCCGTGTGACCTCTGATCAACACTGCATCAATGAGTGGAACGCCATGCAAGATGTGCAGTCGCACCGCGCAGACTCCCCTGTGCTCTTTACCAATGT GCCAACAGAGAGGGAGCGCACCGAGAGATTAATTAAGACCCGGCTGAGAGAGATCATGATGCAGAAGGACCTGGAGAATGTCACATCAAAAGAG attCGCACAGAGCTGGAGATGCAGATGGCCTGTAACCTGCGGGAGTTCAAGGAGTTTATTGATAATGAAATGATCATCATCCTGGGCCAGATGGACAGTCCCACCGTGATCTTTGACCATGTCTACCTG GGTTCTGAGTGGAATGCCTCCAACCTTGAGGAGCTCCAGAACAGTGG TGTTCGCTACATCCTGAATGTGACACGTGAGATTGATAATTTCTTCCCTGGGATTTTTGAGTACCACAACATCAGAGTGTATGACGAGGAGGCCACAAACCTTTTGGAGTACTGGAATGACACCTACAAGTTCATTTCCAAAGCCAA AAAAGCTGGGGTGAAGTGTCTAGTGCACTGTAAGATGGGAGTGAGTCGTTCTGCCTCCACTGTAATTGCTTATGCTATGAAGGAGTACGGCTGGGACTTAGAAAGAGCCTTCGACCATGTGAAAGAACGTCGCTCAGTCACCAAACCCAATCCCTCCTTCATGAAGCAACTGGAAGAATACCAGGGTATCCTACTAGCCAG CAAACAGAGGCATAACAAGTTGTGGCGATCCCACTCAGACAGCGATTTGTCAGACTTTCATGAGCCACTCTGCAAAGCACCCCGTTCGCTGGACCGCTCTGACCCTTACAACAACAATGATCCTCCCTCCATCCAGCAAATGCTGGGCATGGCTGTATTAGAAACACTTAGCGATACACAACCCATTGTGGGCAACACTCACCTCAAATCCCCTTCTCACACCACCTCCGATGATTCGTCCAAGGATAATCATCTGGTCTCTGAGCTGGCATGCGAGGACCCCTTTCTCCTGCCTCTTCCCAGGCAGCGGGCGGCAACAGTGGTGCCTGAGCAGAATATTGCAAAGAACTCTCGTATGAAAGTAGCAGTGACCAGGCCTGTCGCTCTTCCTCAccctcctccctcttttcacATCCTCGCTCCTTCTCCTTCACTGGATGAGAGCGAAGGGGATACAACTCCAGAACTTGGCGCCCAGTCATCTCATGTGCTTGAGCCAAAAACGGACTCTGTTGAGCTGTCGCTAGACACACCTTATCAACATGACTCTTATCAAGTGTCGAAGTCCACTATGTTGCAAAGCCTAGAACTGAGTCTGGATGCTGTCAGCAAAGATGAAGGGAATCTTCACTCTCCGAGCAAGCCTGAGGCTGATGGCCCCTCAGTGGCCCCTGTTGTGCTTGAATTTGGCTCCAGTGATGATAACAACAACCATGCTGATATAGGAGTAACAGATGTGTCCCGTTTCAGCACAGATAGCATCGACTTCTTTAGTGCCAGAGAGAAGTTCCTGTGTTTGTCCCAGGACAGTCAGCCCCACTTGTTTTCTGAAGCGGCCCCTGTGTGTGTATCTCACTCCAGATGCACCCCACCCTTGGAGGACCACAGTGAGGGAGCTGAtgag TGTCACGCCCACTCAGAGACCAGTAGCGATTCAGAGCTCCACCACCCTCACCATGACAACAGTGTGTCTGTGCGTCATATAGTTACTGAACTGGAATCCATATCACACACCTGCAGTCCGCCACTGGCACACACCTTGCATCAAACTGCAACACTGGAGGAGGTAGAAGAGGAAACTTCTTCAGCTTCTCATTCTCCCTCCGACAGGCCCTCAGGTTCTGTGCGCCGGGCCACTGAGCAACTGGAACTTCTCCTTCGTCAGAGTAAAGAGGTCCCTTCCTCTCGCTCTCCTCTTCGATCCCCTTGTTCAGACTGTCCTCAGTCATACTCCAGTCAGCCAGAGGGCACTGTGGGTCCAGCTTGCCCTGAGCCCATAAAGAATGCAGATGGAAACGGAGATGTCACTAAAGTTCTTGATGATGAGGATTCAGGGATAATCCCTGATCCATCCTTCTCTGTGAATCTAGAAGGGAGTGTTTCTGTAGAGGCCGACCAGATAACTTCGAACCCCACTCTGGAGCACAGCTCAGCTTCTTCATCTCTGCTGTGGCTGGAGGGTGTGACCGAGCTTGAAACGGACGTTGATGACCCATTAAGGTCCCAGGGTCGGCTTGCACGTAGCAGTGAGGACTTGCAGAAGATCCAGGAGACTCTCAGAGAGCTCCAGGCATTTTTATATGAGGCTGGAGGACTTGGGCAGGGTGAGGAGAACCAGTTGCCCCAGAGCCAGTGGGATTCAACTGAAGGTGAGCAACGCTTAGAATCCAAAGCGCATGTGGCATGGCAGAGAGCCATGGAAATTGAGGCCCGCATCAGACAGGCTGGCCTCACCCCTCCTTCGCTCATGAAACGCTCTGCGTCCCTTGCTAAATTGGACCGGCTAGAGCTATCTACTCATGACCTGAGTGACTGGGACTTCCACCCTGCCACCACAGGCCTTTATCATCCCTCCTCTTTGTCCTTATCCACCTTTCACTCCCTTCCACTCACCCACAGCCATGACGATGCCCACAAGAAGCAGCGGGTTCTACCTCAAAGCCCTTCCTCCCCTGAGCCCGCCCTTGAATTGAAGGAGGGTAGCAGGACTGAAGGCTCAGCCCACCTTTTGCCCTCATGTTCACAGCAATTGGGGGGGACTGGGCCCCATGAACAGACCCCCATCCAACCCACCATTTCTGTGTCCACGCGACAACAGCAACAGCATGTAAAGTCTCACCCCGTTCGCCGTTTCCGCAAAGCAATGGACAAGAAAAAGACTGTCACTGTTTTGTACAACACCATGTGA